A section of the Lepus europaeus isolate LE1 chromosome 10, mLepTim1.pri, whole genome shotgun sequence genome encodes:
- the LOC133767813 gene encoding LOW QUALITY PROTEIN: ribosomal protein uL30-like (The sequence of the model RefSeq protein was modified relative to this genomic sequence to represent the inferred CDS: substituted 1 base at 1 genomic stop codon): protein MCSSCRXRKMAEEEQRKRIPLVPENLLKKRKAYQALKATQAKQELLAKRERKRKEFRFKRLESFVHDSWRQRRDAVRLRRLKVKPRALEMPDKLSLAFVVRLQRINGVSSLVERTIARLRLKKLFSGVFVKVTPQNLKLLRIVEPYMTWGFPNLKSVWELILKRGQARVNNKSIPLTDNTMIEEHLGRFGVICLEDLIHEIAFPGKYSQNIARFLHPFQLSVAHHATKNRVGFLKEMGSPGYRGERINQLIRQLN from the coding sequence ATGTGCAGTAGCTGCCGCTGAAGAAAGATGGCGGAAGAAGAGCAAAGAAAAAGGATTCCATTGGTTCCAGAAAATCTCCTGAAAAAGAGGAAAGCGTATCAAGCCCTCAAAGCCACACAGGCAAAGCAGGAGCTTTTGgccaagagggagaggaaaagaaaagaattcaggtTTAAGCGACTGGAGTCCTTCGTGCACGATTCCTGGCGGCAGCGACGGGATGCAGTCCGGCTCCGACGACTGAAAGTAAAACCTCGAGCCTTGGAAATGCCAGACAAGCTTTCCTTGGCCTTTGTTGTACGGCTCCAAAGGATTAACGGGGTGAGTTCACTGGTGGAGAGGACCATTGCAAGACTTCGCCTGAAGAAACTGTTCAGTGGCGTCTTTGTCAAGGTCACCCCCCAAAACCTAAAACTGCTGCGGATAGTGGAACCTTACATGACCTGGGGATTTCCAAATCTGAAGTCTGTCTGGGAACTCATCCTGAAACGTGGACAAGCAAGGGTCAACAATAAGAGCATCCCTCTGACAGACAACACCATGATTGAGGAGCACCTGGGGAGATTTGGTGTCATCTGCTTGGAAGACCTCATTCATGAAATTGCCTTCCCGGGGAAGTATTCCCAGAATATTGCGAGGTTCCTGCACCCTTTCCAACTGTCAGTGGCCCATCATGCTACCAAGAACAGAGTGGGCTTCCTCAAGGAGATGGGCTCACCTGGCTATCGGGGTGAACGCATTAATCAGCTCATCCGCCAGCTGAACTAG